Within the Sphingobium herbicidovorans genome, the region ATCAGGGGTGGCGCTATCTGGACGAGAAGGACGCGCCGCCGGACCTGGGATCGGGCGAGGCGGATGATCTGGATGCGATGCCCGCTGCGATGCTGGGTGAATTGACGCGGCTGGGACTGGTTTAGGCGCGGGGCCTTTGGGACGGGTTTGGGCGTGCGCCCTTCGACAGGCTCAGGGCGAACGGAGGTTGGGGGCGACCCCCTGGTGAGCGCTGCGCGTGAGCAGGCGTCAGGCAGCCTTGCCCTGTAGCGCCTTTTGCCGCCGCCGCTGGACGGAGGAGCCGATGCCCAGCGCCTCGCGATATTTGGCGACGGTGCGGCGGGCGATGTCCATGCCCTTGGCGCGGAGGAGGTCGACCAGCGTGTCGTCCGACAGGATGGCGTCAGGCGCTTCGCTGGCGATCAGCGCCTTGATGTGACTCTTGACCGCCTCGGCCGAGACCGATCCTTCGCCGCCGGATGCGGCGACACCGCTGGTAAAGAAATATTTGAGTTCGTAAACGCCGCGCGGACAGGCGAGATATTTGTTGGACGTCACCCGGCTGACGGTGGATTCGTGCATGCCGATCGCTTCGGCGACCATGCGCAGCGTCAGCGGTTTCAGATGTGCGACGCCCTTGCGGAAAAACTCTTCCTGGCAACGGACGATTTCGGTCGCCACCTTGATGATGGTTCTTTGCCGCTGGTCGAGCGCCTTTACCAGCCAGTTGGCGCTGGCGAGGCAGTCGGCCAGCCATGCCTTTGACGCGCGGTCCTGCGGGCCGGAGGCAAGCTCGACATAATAGCTGCGATTGATGAGCAGGCGTGGCAGCGTCGCGTTGTTTATCTCTATCGACCAGCCATCCGCCGTGGGATTGACGAACAGGTCGGGCGTGACAGGCGGCGTACGCTCGGTGGAATAGCGCAGGCCGGGTTTTGGATCATAGCCGCGCAGTTCGCGGATCATGTCGGCCATATCTTCCTCATCCACGCCGCAGATGCGGCGCAACTGAGGCAGCGCCCCCCGCGCGAGGAGGTCCAGATTCGCGAGCAGCTTGGCCATGCAGGGATCGTAGCGGTCGGCCTCCTTCGCCTGAAGCATCAGGCATTCGGACAGCGAGCGGGCGCCTACGCCAGTGGGATCAAAGCCATGGATGACGCCCAGCACCCGCTCCGCCTGCGCCAGCGGGATGCCAAGGCCGTGGGCCGTTTCAAGGAGGTTCGCCTCCAGATAGCCCGCTTCGCTGATCTGCCCGACAAGCTGGGTGGCGATGAGCAGGTCGATGCCGTCCAGCGCGCCGCGCGCCTGCTCCATCAGATGTTCCTGCAAACCCTGCTCAGGATTGGCGACACTGTCGAAGTCGAACGCCTCGCCGCTGCCGGACAGCATGTCGGGGCCGCCAGAACCGACAGACGGGCCGACGCGGTCGCCCGGGCCATCGTCGATGAAGGTTTCCGCGCCATAATCGACGTCCAGTGGCGCGTCGGATTCCCCCAGTCCCTGACCGATCAGGTCGTCGGCGCCGCCGGTTTCGGAAGCCAGCGCGGGACGATCGACCTGCGCATCGACGCCATCGGGCGGCGGGGCCAGTTCCAGCGGCACGCCGGGCTCCAGCAAAGGGTTTTTTTCCAGTTCGCTGGCGACGAACGCCTCAATCTCCA harbors:
- the rpoN gene encoding RNA polymerase factor sigma-54 codes for the protein MSLAPRLDIRQSQSLVMTPQLQQAIKLLALSNLEIEAFVASELEKNPLLEPGVPLELAPPPDGVDAQVDRPALASETGGADDLIGQGLGESDAPLDVDYGAETFIDDGPGDRVGPSVGSGGPDMLSGSGEAFDFDSVANPEQGLQEHLMEQARGALDGIDLLIATQLVGQISEAGYLEANLLETAHGLGIPLAQAERVLGVIHGFDPTGVGARSLSECLMLQAKEADRYDPCMAKLLANLDLLARGALPQLRRICGVDEEDMADMIRELRGYDPKPGLRYSTERTPPVTPDLFVNPTADGWSIEINNATLPRLLINRSYYVELASGPQDRASKAWLADCLASANWLVKALDQRQRTIIKVATEIVRCQEEFFRKGVAHLKPLTLRMVAEAIGMHESTVSRVTSNKYLACPRGVYELKYFFTSGVAASGGEGSVSAEAVKSHIKALIASEAPDAILSDDTLVDLLRAKGMDIARRTVAKYREALGIGSSVQRRRQKALQGKAA